In Pelmatolapia mariae isolate MD_Pm_ZW linkage group LG2, Pm_UMD_F_2, whole genome shotgun sequence, one DNA window encodes the following:
- the brd3b gene encoding bromodomain-containing protein 3b isoform X2: MSDAPEAAPPSPPPLTNPPPPEVTNPTKPGRKTNQLQYMQNVVVKTLWKHQFAWPFYQPVDAIKLCLHDYHKVIKNPMDMGTIKKRLENNYYWSASEAMQDFNTMFTNCYIYNKPTDDIVLMAQALEKIFLQKVAQMPQEEVALLPPAPKGKNKSKQPAATTVSQQAESSASPPPSYPSPSPSQTPVISTTPTPVQATPPVSAPQPPATLMPSAQPVVKKKGVKRKADTTTPTTSAISAGRADSPSAQDAKPAKLASSRREAAARPTKTRRDTGDDLAAGDVGAGGVGPGGRKGGKLGEQMKHCDAILKEMLSKKHAAYAWPFYKPVDAEALELHDYHDIIKHPMDLSTIRKKMDKGEYSDPQSFATDVRLMFSNCYKYNPPDHEVVAMARKLQDVFEMRFAKIPDEGLEASVPTTTPVVSKSTASSDSSNNSSSDESSDSEEERATRLAELQEQLKAVHEQLAVLSQAPVSKPKKKKEKKDKEKKKEKEKDKGNKGKMEEEKKPKAAAQQPKPANQKKAPARKANSTVTATRQPKKGSKTSGSGSANGDDGEESSLPMSYDEKRQLSLDINRLPGEKLGRVVHIIQTREPSLRDSNPDEIEIDFETLKPSTLRELERYVKSCLQKKQRKLLQKAAGGGASGGGASRLSGSSSSSSDDSSSTGTSSSSDTD; the protein is encoded by the exons ATGTCGGACGCCCCTGAGGCTGCGCCCCCCAGCCCCCCTCCACTCACCAACCCGCCCCCCCCTGAGGTCACCAACCCCACCAAACCGGGCAG gaaaACCAACCAGCTGCAGTACATGCAGAACGTGGTGGTGAAGACGCTGTGGAAGCATCAGTTCGCCTGGCCCTTTTACCAGCCCGTGGACGCCATCAAGCTGTGTCTGCAC GATTACCACAAAGTGATCAAAAACCCAATGGACATGGGAACCATTAAGAAGCGTCTGGAGAACAATTATTACTGGAGCGCCAGCGAGGCAATGCAGGACTTCAACACCATGTTCACCAACTGTTACATCTACAACAAG cccaCAGACGACATCGTCCTCATGGCTCAGGCTTTAGAGAAGATCTTCCTGCAGAAAGTCGCTCAGATGCCTCAAGAAGAAGTCGCTCTGCTGCCTCCGGCTCCCAAAGGCAAGAACAAGAGCAAACAGCCGGCCGCCACCACAG TGAGTCAACAGGCAGAGTCTTCAGcctcccctcccccctcctatccctccccctctccctctcAGACGCCAGTAATCTCGACCACGCCCACACCAGTCCAGGCCACGCCCCCTGTGTCTGCACCTCAGCCTCCTGCGACCTTGATGCCATCTGCCCAGCCTGTGGTTAAG AAGAAAGGCGTGAAGAGGAAAGCTGATACCACCACTCCGACCACGTCGGCCATCTCTGCCGGCCGCGCCGACTCTCCGTCCGCTCAGGACGCCAAACCGGCTAAACTGGCCTCGTCTCGCCGCGAAGCCGCTGCCCGCCCCACCAAGACCCGGCGGGACACTGGGGACGACCTGGCGGCTGGGGACGTGGGTGCCGGAGGCGTCGGCCCCGGGGGGAGGAAAGGCGGTAAGCTGGGCGAGCAGATGAAACACTGCGACGCCATCCTGAAGGAGATGCTCTCGAAGAAGCACGCCGCCTATGCCTGGCCCTTCTACAAGCCCGTGGACGCTGAGGCGCTGGAGCTGCACGACTACCACGACATCATCAAACACCCCATGGACCTCAGCACCATCCGG aaaaaaatggatAAAGGCGAGTACAGCGACCCTCAGAGCTTCGCCACTGACGTCAGGTTAATGTTCTCCAACTGCTACAAGTACAACCCCCCAGACCACGAGGTGGTGGCCATGGCCCGCAAGCTGCAG GACGTGTTCGAAATGCGTTTCGCTAAAATCCCTGACGAGGGCCTGGAGGCGTCGGTCCCCACCACGACACCGGTGGTCAGCAAAAGCACCGCCTCCTCCgacagcagcaacaactccTCCTCTGACGAATCATCCGACTCTGAGGAGGAGCGGGCCACGCGATTGGCTGAGCTACAGGAGCAG TTGAAGGCGGTGCACGAGCAGCTGGCGGTCCTGTCCCAGGCGCCGGTCAGCaagccaaagaagaagaaagagaagaaagacaaggagaagaagaaagagaaggagaaagacAAGGGAAATAAAGGCAagatggaggaagagaagaagccAAAGGCTGCCGCCCAGCAGCCCAAACCGGCCAATCAGAAGAAGGCGCCAGCCAGAAAAGCCAACAGCACGGTGACGGCCACCAG GCAACCCAAGAAAGGCAGCAAGACGTCGGGCAGCGGCTCAGCCAACGGGGATGACGGCGAGGAGTCGTCGCTGCCGATGTCGTACGACGAGAAGCggcagctgagtctggacatcAACCGGCTGCCGGGAGAGAAGCTGGGCCGTGTCGTGCACATCATCCAGACCAGAGAGCCGTCGCTGAGGGACTCCAACCCCGACGAGATCGAGATCGACTTCGAGACGCTCAAACCCTCCACGCTCCGAGAGCTCGAGCGCTACGTCAAGTCCTGCCTGCAGAAGAAGCAGAGGAAGCTACTGC AGAAGGCAGCTGGAGGCGGGGCCTCAGGAGGCGGGGCTAGTCGTTTGAGTGgcagctcctcttcctcctccgaTGACAGCTCCTCGACAGGAACCTCCTCATCCTCCGACACAGACTGA
- the brd3b gene encoding bromodomain-containing protein 3b isoform X1, translated as MSDAPEAAPPSPPPLTNPPPPEVTNPTKPGRKTNQLQYMQNVVVKTLWKHQFAWPFYQPVDAIKLCLHDYHKVIKNPMDMGTIKKRLENNYYWSASEAMQDFNTMFTNCYIYNKPTDDIVLMAQALEKIFLQKVAQMPQEEVALLPPAPKGKNKSKQPAATTVSQQAESSASPPPSYPSPSPSQTPVISTTPTPVQATPPVSAPQPPATLMPSAQPVVKKKGVKRKADTTTPTTSAISAGRADSPSAQDAKPAKLASSRREAAARPTKTRRDTGDDLAAGDVGAGGVGPGGRKGGKLGEQMKHCDAILKEMLSKKHAAYAWPFYKPVDAEALELHDYHDIIKHPMDLSTIRKKMDKGEYSDPQSFATDVRLMFSNCYKYNPPDHEVVAMARKLQDVFEMRFAKIPDEGLEASVPTTTPVVSKSTASSDSSNNSSSDESSDSEEERATRLAELQEQVGAADQSQLKAVHEQLAVLSQAPVSKPKKKKEKKDKEKKKEKEKDKGNKGKMEEEKKPKAAAQQPKPANQKKAPARKANSTVTATRQPKKGSKTSGSGSANGDDGEESSLPMSYDEKRQLSLDINRLPGEKLGRVVHIIQTREPSLRDSNPDEIEIDFETLKPSTLRELERYVKSCLQKKQRKLLQKAAGGGASGGGASRLSGSSSSSSDDSSSTGTSSSSDTD; from the exons ATGTCGGACGCCCCTGAGGCTGCGCCCCCCAGCCCCCCTCCACTCACCAACCCGCCCCCCCCTGAGGTCACCAACCCCACCAAACCGGGCAG gaaaACCAACCAGCTGCAGTACATGCAGAACGTGGTGGTGAAGACGCTGTGGAAGCATCAGTTCGCCTGGCCCTTTTACCAGCCCGTGGACGCCATCAAGCTGTGTCTGCAC GATTACCACAAAGTGATCAAAAACCCAATGGACATGGGAACCATTAAGAAGCGTCTGGAGAACAATTATTACTGGAGCGCCAGCGAGGCAATGCAGGACTTCAACACCATGTTCACCAACTGTTACATCTACAACAAG cccaCAGACGACATCGTCCTCATGGCTCAGGCTTTAGAGAAGATCTTCCTGCAGAAAGTCGCTCAGATGCCTCAAGAAGAAGTCGCTCTGCTGCCTCCGGCTCCCAAAGGCAAGAACAAGAGCAAACAGCCGGCCGCCACCACAG TGAGTCAACAGGCAGAGTCTTCAGcctcccctcccccctcctatccctccccctctccctctcAGACGCCAGTAATCTCGACCACGCCCACACCAGTCCAGGCCACGCCCCCTGTGTCTGCACCTCAGCCTCCTGCGACCTTGATGCCATCTGCCCAGCCTGTGGTTAAG AAGAAAGGCGTGAAGAGGAAAGCTGATACCACCACTCCGACCACGTCGGCCATCTCTGCCGGCCGCGCCGACTCTCCGTCCGCTCAGGACGCCAAACCGGCTAAACTGGCCTCGTCTCGCCGCGAAGCCGCTGCCCGCCCCACCAAGACCCGGCGGGACACTGGGGACGACCTGGCGGCTGGGGACGTGGGTGCCGGAGGCGTCGGCCCCGGGGGGAGGAAAGGCGGTAAGCTGGGCGAGCAGATGAAACACTGCGACGCCATCCTGAAGGAGATGCTCTCGAAGAAGCACGCCGCCTATGCCTGGCCCTTCTACAAGCCCGTGGACGCTGAGGCGCTGGAGCTGCACGACTACCACGACATCATCAAACACCCCATGGACCTCAGCACCATCCGG aaaaaaatggatAAAGGCGAGTACAGCGACCCTCAGAGCTTCGCCACTGACGTCAGGTTAATGTTCTCCAACTGCTACAAGTACAACCCCCCAGACCACGAGGTGGTGGCCATGGCCCGCAAGCTGCAG GACGTGTTCGAAATGCGTTTCGCTAAAATCCCTGACGAGGGCCTGGAGGCGTCGGTCCCCACCACGACACCGGTGGTCAGCAAAAGCACCGCCTCCTCCgacagcagcaacaactccTCCTCTGACGAATCATCCGACTCTGAGGAGGAGCGGGCCACGCGATTGGCTGAGCTACAGGAGCAGGTTGGTGctgccgaccaatcacag TTGAAGGCGGTGCACGAGCAGCTGGCGGTCCTGTCCCAGGCGCCGGTCAGCaagccaaagaagaagaaagagaagaaagacaaggagaagaagaaagagaaggagaaagacAAGGGAAATAAAGGCAagatggaggaagagaagaagccAAAGGCTGCCGCCCAGCAGCCCAAACCGGCCAATCAGAAGAAGGCGCCAGCCAGAAAAGCCAACAGCACGGTGACGGCCACCAG GCAACCCAAGAAAGGCAGCAAGACGTCGGGCAGCGGCTCAGCCAACGGGGATGACGGCGAGGAGTCGTCGCTGCCGATGTCGTACGACGAGAAGCggcagctgagtctggacatcAACCGGCTGCCGGGAGAGAAGCTGGGCCGTGTCGTGCACATCATCCAGACCAGAGAGCCGTCGCTGAGGGACTCCAACCCCGACGAGATCGAGATCGACTTCGAGACGCTCAAACCCTCCACGCTCCGAGAGCTCGAGCGCTACGTCAAGTCCTGCCTGCAGAAGAAGCAGAGGAAGCTACTGC AGAAGGCAGCTGGAGGCGGGGCCTCAGGAGGCGGGGCTAGTCGTTTGAGTGgcagctcctcttcctcctccgaTGACAGCTCCTCGACAGGAACCTCCTCATCCTCCGACACAGACTGA